One genomic window of Dryobates pubescens isolate bDryPub1 chromosome 17, bDryPub1.pri, whole genome shotgun sequence includes the following:
- the CPLX3 gene encoding complexin-3, which translates to MAFMVKSMVGGQLKNLTGGLGGEEKSEGEKSPAEAQGMTREEYEEYQRQLVEEKMERDAQFAQRKAERATVRSHFRDKYRLPKNETDDNQIQLVGGDVELPKELAKMIEQDNEEEEEKNSVIGQLSNIQNLDLDSLKDKASATLEDLKQSAEKCAVM; encoded by the exons ATGGCGTTCATGGTGAAGAGCATGGTGGGGGGACAGCTGAAGAACCTGACGGGTGGCCTGGGTGGCGAGGAGAAGAGCGAGGGTGAGAAGTCTCCGGCCGAGGCGCAGGGCATGACCCGTGAGGAGTATGAAGAGTATCAGCggcagctggtggaggagaa GATGGAGAGAGATGCCCAGTTTGCCCAGCGCAAGGCGGAGAGGGCCACGGTCAGGTCCCACTTCCGAGACAAGTACAGACTCCCCAAG AACGAAACAGACGACAACCAGATccagctggtgggaggtgatgTGGAGCTGCCCAAGGAGCTGGCCAAGATGATCGAGCAGGACAacgaggaggaagaagagaagaactCAGTGATCGGCCAGCTCAGCAACATCCAGAACCTGGACCTTGATTCCTTGAAAGACAAAGCTTCAGCCACGCTAGAGGACCTGAAGCAATCGGCCGAGAAATGCGCCGTGATGTGA